The Moorena producens PAL-8-15-08-1 genomic interval ACATAATTCAATCCAATCCCTAAACGCTGATTTGGTGTTAAGGTTAGCTGAGTGAAAGCACCAAATTGACCATTAAATAGTCCATTACCTTCGGTGGGATTAGAGATACTAGCGGCACTACCTAAATAAGCTACACTGATTCTAATTGAGTCATTAAATTGATAACGAATAGCAGCTCCACCACCTTCAGCTAAGCGATAAAGGGGGTTATGTACTCCAAAACGGGAGAGGGCTGAAACGGGATTGAGGGGGTCTGTAATCTCATCGGCTGACAGACCGGCTGCTGCAATATGAGCTTGAATGCGATCGCTAATCGGGAATCGGTAATATAGTTCGGTTATGACAAACTCGTTGTCAGTATTTGTCTCAAAGTCATAGAGAGTCATGTCTGTGCCATCAAGGGGATTATTAAATTCAGGCACATCGGTGGTATCGATTCTAGTGCGTAACAGGTCTTTACCGGTGAAACTGGTATCAAAGGATAATAGGGCAAGACCTGTGAATGTAGTGGTCAGACTATCGTCTTGAGTAGGGCTACTGCAACAAGGGGCAGCTTTGTTATCAGTGAAGTAGTCAATTAGGATAAAGTCTACTTCGCCATTGAGCTTAGTCGTGGTGGAAAACTCAGTTATTTCAACTTCAGCAGTACGAGCGGTGACAGCATCGAGGTTACCACGCAGTCGAGCTAGTTCCACGGTAAACTCTGATTGCAAACGCTTGATTGCTTCTAGGTCTTCTTTAAAGTAGGACGATGCCAAATTGGGAGCAAGAATTATCTTACTGAGCTGATCGAAACAGGCATTGAGAGCAGCAGCAAACTCATAACGGTTGAGGGGACGATTGCCACGATAGCTACCATCAGGATATCCTGCCATACAACCGTAGCGCTCTACGATGGATTGTAAGGCTTGGAATGCCCAATCTGTGGGCTGGACATCCGATAACTGGGATACTGATGTCACCTGAGCCATCGGCTGATCTGTCTGTTCGATATTGGGTTCGATATTGGGAGTTAGTTCATTCTCAAACTCTTGTGTACTTGTTGGTAATTCCGTTATTGGTGATCCTGGGAACAACTGGGAAACAGGTGTCACCTGCTCCATCACGCCCACAGAGATGGGGGGAAGTAACTCTACTGCTACGGATAATTCCTGAGCGGTTGTTGACTTTGGTTGAGATTCATTGGCTAGACCATGGGGAGTTAGTAGAAACGCTGCAGCGATCGCAGCTGGAGTTACATGGGGCAAGCTCCAAGTAAGTTTGAGCATTGGGAACGATAGTTGACTACTCACACCGAAACTAAGGTGGGCGCCTCCTAGGGCGCGAGGGATTGCTCCCTTGGAGGCGCCCACCTCATTGTATGATCGCGCAAATATAGGCAATTTGCCCAGTAGGATGATGGTAATAGGGGTAGTTTTTTTAGATTAGGGTTAAGCAGAAAGTGTGGGGGGAAAGGAGTTAGATATCCAACCGCTGTTGTTACACTCAAATTGATTCGAACTGGCTTATACCGATTGTCTTATGAATAACCGCTTACGTCAATTTTATCAATTTTTTTTAAATAATGTAGTCTTAGCTATAGTGGTAGGACTCTTAACTAATGCTATTGGAGCTTGGATAGCCGAATTATTAAATAATCAAGAATCGTTTAAGCAGTATAAAGCCTTTAGTATGTTGGTTTTTATATTATTTACACCCATAGCTAGTAAGTATTTATTTAAAATATTAAATTTAGCACTGAATAAAATAGCGTCAGTTAGCTTAATCATATTACTGATGGTAGTGGAAGCAAGTCTATTTAGCGTTCTTCCCACTAAAACAGTAAAATTACCTGAACAATTTGACAATTACCCAGACATCGCACAAGTTTTTGAAATCAAAAATATAGGTAAGCCTAATAGTTTAAAGAAAGTCTCGATACATAAAGCGGAAGCAAGAGGTATAATTAGAAAATCACTGCTTCAACCTAATGAATTACACTTGTTGCTTAGTGATGTGGAATTTATCAAGTACGAAAAAACTTTCAGAGAACTTATCGATAGAAACTATCGAGGATATATCCAATACAATATTAATTACAAGCCTGATTGTATTGGAAATTTTGAAATGGAATCTCAAATAGTTGACTATTCCTTTAGACCTGGTAGTGGAATCTTATCCTTTGTGATAGGATTTATAGAAACAGAATATTTGGTGCCTCGACAACGAACTTATGTTATTAATCTAATAGAGGACATTATTAGAGATAACCAAGTTTTAGAAAAAATCAAATAAATATGACTAAGCTGTTAAGCTTTAATGCCTAACAGCTTAACCAATTATTCAAGGGTTATGGTCTTAGGTAAATCAATTACAAAGTTCAGCCCTTTTGGAGTAACATCGGCGTTAATAGAAACGCCAGCATTAACAAGTTTATCTAGGGTTAATCCATAGGGTTTCAACTGTTTATCAACACCTGCATCTTTAAGATAGGAAATTAAATTGACACCATCAAAATTTGCCAAACCCTTCTTGACCGCTTTAACTGTTTGATTGCGAAATACACCTTCAAGAAGAGTCAGAGCATCAGAATACCATCCCCGTCCACGTACATTATGGTTACGGTAAGCAACTTCTAAATCGTTATTACGTATAGCAATACCAAGACTGACATCACCACTAGGTGTTACAGAAAAGAGACGAGTACACTTCCTGCCAACACCTGGAATCTTGATGCATTCATACTTACGCAAATTGACGGTAAAGGAAAATGTTGCTCCACCATTGTCAATAGACTGAAGATTAATATCGTTTATCTTCCACTTGTTATAACGAGTATTCTTGATGTAATACCCATCATATTGATTGATAGAGTTAACTAAATCTTCCCGGAATTTTTCAATTGGCAACGTTCCTCGAATTTGTGCTTTGGTTAAGTCCAACTCAATGGGAAATCCAATCTGATTGGTGAATACGTCTAGAGATTGGGCAACGAGGGGAACATTACCATCAGGGAATTGGCTCTCTGCATGAAGATCACCAGCCAGAGCAATGGTTAAACCTAAAGATATGGAAAAAGTACTAAAAATAGTTGCTAGAGTTTTATCCAACATATCCTCTCCTTTGTCGGTATCAGCTAGTGTTTATTGGTATTTTGAAACCTGTGGAGACTAAAATTAGCTGAACGCCTTTATATAACAAGCCAATAGTTTCATTAGGCTTGAATTATTTAAACCCCTGGAAATACTAATAAAATAGCAAATCAATAGATGCCCATTTACTGCTCAGGCTTCGAGTTAATTTTGAGCCTAGTTGTTTTCAAATACCACTATTTATTTCTCAGGCAAAGTTCAGGAGGTTATGCAATACTTAACAAAAGTTAATAAAAAAGAAGCATTAGGGACAGTAGAAAGGAATTATAGACATTGAAGTATAGTTATGGAAAGGGTAATAGTTAATAATCAACAGCGGATATGGTAACAAAAATATGTCTTAACTTTTACTTCGACTGCTATAAAATTAAACATTAAACCTTCAACCTTCAACCTTCAACCTTCAACCTCCAACCTCTAACCCTCAACCCTCAATAGAATAAACCCTTCCTTTCCAACCACCACCCCTTCCTTGCCAATGTCGCCATGCTGAATCGATGGTCATTAGCGTATACAGCAACCCGATCCCAGGTAAGCAAAATCCCAGCAGAGGAGAACATTGATAGAGACGCAGTGTGGGTAAGTAAGCTAAAGCCATCAGTAACCATGTCACCAGAGATGCGATCGCATTCAGCCAATGTCCAGTCAAAACACTAACGATCAAACCAATCGGAGGTACTAGATAAATTAAGATCATTCCCATCACCGTACCTACTAATAGCCATGGGGAATACTCTAGTTGGGTAAAGGCGGTGCGAGCAATCATATTCCAGATACTGGCTAAAGAAGGATATGGTCGTAAGCTGCGGGTTGATTGACTTAGCCCTAACCAAATCCCACCAAAGCCAGGGCTTTGCTGATTGGTTTTGCTAAAGCCCCCTAAATCCCCCAACTTTGCGGTGCGACCCAAGGGCGATTTACTCGCCCTAGGAGGCGCGCACCGGAAGGGACTTTGAGAGTTTTGTTCCCCCCAGCGAGGGATTGCTCGCTGGGGGGCTAGGGGGGCGAAACTTGTTGTATTACTAGATTTAACCGCTTGAGCGAGGGCGCAATCATCGATTAATGCTTGACGCACTACCTCAATCCCACCGATCCGGTTTAAGGCTTGATGGCTAATTAAAATACATCCTCCAGCCGCAGCGGCAGTGGATTTTGTGGGGTTATTGACCCAAGCAAAGGGATACAGTTTTTGAAAGAAGAAGACAAAAGCAGGAATAAGTAGTCGTTCCCAAAAGTCTTGGCATCTGAGCAACACCATTAGGGAAACTAGATCCAAGTGTTCCATCTCCGCTTTGGTAACCAGTTGACGGAGATTGGCTGGATCATGGTCAATATCAGCATCGGTAAATAAAAAATAATCTGGAGCAGGGGTTTGCTGCTGCCCATGACGAATCCCTTGTTCTAAGGCCCAGAGTTTACCAGTCCAGCCAGGGGGTAACTCTTGACCAGATAATACTTCTAGTTGGAATCGTTCGGAGGATTGGTTGCTTTCCTGGGCAAGGGCTTGAGCAATGGTGGCAGTTTGATCAGTGCTTTGGTCATCCACTACAATCACCGTCAAGCAGCCAGCATAGTCTTGAGCCAAAAGCGATCGCAATGTCGTGGGGAGCAACTCAGCTTCATTACGAGCTGGAATTACAGCACAAACTTTCGGTAAGGATTCCCCTTGACCTAGAGACCTGGTAGGGAATTTCTCTATAACCAGCCGTTGGTCTGCTCGCCAAAACTGACCGCGAAATCCTAGTAATCCGATCCAAATCCCTAAGGATAGAACAGTGATTGCTAATCCGATTGTATCCATTTGTATTGATACCTATTGCTAATTCTCCACTACAAGTAGCAAAATAGCGTAACCAAAGGTGCGATCCGAGGCCGCGAGGGATTGCTCGCGGCCTCGGAGGCGCGCACCTATGAATGTGGTGTGTGAAGTAGAACGGTAAAACATGCAAATCCAAGACCGGATTGTACACTCAGGGGTTACAGAAGCGATCGCAAATAGCCAAAGCTATCTACTCGCTCAGCAATATCCCGATGGTTACTGGTGGGCAGAACTAGAATCTAATGTCACCATAACGGCGGAAATTATCCTACTCCATAAAATTTGGGGAACTGACAAACAACGACCTTTACATAAAGCCGAAGCCTATCTGCGTTCACAACAGCGGAAACACGGTGGCTGGGAACTTTTCTATGGCGATGGTGGGCATTTGAGTTGTTCGGTGGAAGCTTATATGGCACTCCGCCTTTTGGGGGTACCCGCCAGCGACTCAGCTTTGGTCCGAGCCAGGGATTTTATTCTCAGACGGGGTGGCATCAGCAAAACCCGGATTTTCACCAAATTTCATTTAGCCTTGATTGGCTGCTATAGCTGGCGCGGGATTCCCTCGATTCCCCCCTGGATAATGTTGTTTCCGCAATGGTTTCCCTTTACGATCTATGAAATGTCTAGCTGGGCAAGGGGAAGTACAGTTCCTTTATTAATTGTCTTTGACCAGAAGCCAGTATTTGATAGTCAGCCAAGGATCAATCTAGACGAGTTATATACCGAAGGAGCTGATCACGCCAAGTTTGAGCTACCTCGCAATTCTGATTGGACAGATTTATTTGTACTCCTTGATGATGGATTTAAGTTAGCAGAAGACTGGAATTTAGTTCCATTTCGGAAGCAGGGACTGGCAGCAGCGGAAAAATGGGTCTTGGAGAGGCAAGAAGCCACAGGAGACTGGGGGGGAATTATTCCAGCCATGTTGAATTCCCTGTTAGCGTTGCGTTGTCTCAACTATGATCTTGCTGATCCGGTCGTGCAACGGGGACTGGAAGCCATTGATCGCTTTGCCATTGAAACCCCTGACAGCTACCGAGTCCAAGCCTGTGTTTCCCCAGTTTGGGATACAGCTTGGGTATTACGAGCC includes:
- a CDS encoding glycosyltransferase encodes the protein MDTIGLAITVLSLGIWIGLLGFRGQFWRADQRLVIEKFPTRSLGQGESLPKVCAVIPARNEAELLPTTLRSLLAQDYAGCLTVIVVDDQSTDQTATIAQALAQESNQSSERFQLEVLSGQELPPGWTGKLWALEQGIRHGQQQTPAPDYFLFTDADIDHDPANLRQLVTKAEMEHLDLVSLMVLLRCQDFWERLLIPAFVFFFQKLYPFAWVNNPTKSTAAAAGGCILISHQALNRIGGIEVVRQALIDDCALAQAVKSSNTTSFAPLAPQRAIPRWGEQNSQSPFRCAPPRASKSPLGRTAKLGDLGGFSKTNQQSPGFGGIWLGLSQSTRSLRPYPSLASIWNMIARTAFTQLEYSPWLLVGTVMGMILIYLVPPIGLIVSVLTGHWLNAIASLVTWLLMALAYLPTLRLYQCSPLLGFCLPGIGLLYTLMTIDSAWRHWQGRGGGWKGRVYSIEG
- a CDS encoding iron uptake porin, with protein sequence MLKLTWSLPHVTPAAIAAAFLLTPHGLANESQPKSTTAQELSVAVELLPPISVGVMEQVTPVSQLFPGSPITELPTSTQEFENELTPNIEPNIEQTDQPMAQVTSVSQLSDVQPTDWAFQALQSIVERYGCMAGYPDGSYRGNRPLNRYEFAAALNACFDQLSKIILAPNLASSYFKEDLEAIKRLQSEFTVELARLRGNLDAVTARTAEVEITEFSTTTKLNGEVDFILIDYFTDNKAAPCCSSPTQDDSLTTTFTGLALLSFDTSFTGKDLLRTRIDTTDVPEFNNPLDGTDMTLYDFETNTDNEFVITELYYRFPISDRIQAHIAAAGLSADEITDPLNPVSALSRFGVHNPLYRLAEGGGAAIRYQFNDSIRISVAYLGSAASISNPTEGNGLFNGQFGAFTQLTLTPNQRLGIGLNYVHYYSPEPNSGIDVTGSTGSQFSQAPFGDQTATSANGFGLQGRYRLSPGFALGGWLSYINANAESSPRQSGLDGSKGAKADIWTWAITMAFPDLGKEGNELGFVFGMPPRLAENDINSRQDLDVSYHLETFYRYQINDNISITPGLFVIFSPEHNSNNNSIVVPMLKTKFIF
- the shc gene encoding squalene--hopene cyclase; this translates as MQIQDRIVHSGVTEAIANSQSYLLAQQYPDGYWWAELESNVTITAEIILLHKIWGTDKQRPLHKAEAYLRSQQRKHGGWELFYGDGGHLSCSVEAYMALRLLGVPASDSALVRARDFILRRGGISKTRIFTKFHLALIGCYSWRGIPSIPPWIMLFPQWFPFTIYEMSSWARGSTVPLLIVFDQKPVFDSQPRINLDELYTEGADHAKFELPRNSDWTDLFVLLDDGFKLAEDWNLVPFRKQGLAAAEKWVLERQEATGDWGGIIPAMLNSLLALRCLNYDLADPVVQRGLEAIDRFAIETPDSYRVQACVSPVWDTAWVLRAMVESGLDPDHPALVRGGEWLLQQQILDYGDWVVKNPQGKPGGWAFEFQNRFYPDLDDSPVVIMALNSLKLPNQKLKRAAIARGLAWIASMQCNQGGWAAFDINNNQHWLNSLPYADLKAMIDPNTADVTARVLEMLGSCNLSIESQQLEKAIAFLIQEQEADGSWFGRWGVNYIYGTSSALSALSKIAPHTHQRSIERGAAWLVQCQNLDGGWGETCLSYDDPSLKGVGISTASQTAWALIGLMAAGEATGNWAMDAIEKGVNYLVSTQQPDGSWDETEFTGTGFPSHFYLKYHFYQQYFPLLALGRYQMSVSS